The proteins below come from a single Peromyscus eremicus chromosome 22, PerEre_H2_v1, whole genome shotgun sequence genomic window:
- the Dpy30 gene encoding protein dpy-30 homolog, with protein sequence MESEQMLEGQTQVAENPHSEYGLTDNVERIVENEKINAEKSSKQKVDLQSLPTRAYLDQTVVPILLQGLAVLAKERPPNPIEFLASYLLKNKAQFEDRN encoded by the exons ATGGAGTCAGAGCAGATGCTGGAGGGACAGACGCAG gttGCAGAAAACCCTCACTCCGAGTACGGTCTCACAGACAACGTTGAG AGGATAGTCGAAAATGAGAAGATTAATGCAGAGAAGTCATCAAAACAGAAGGTGGATCTACAGTCTTTGCCAACCCGTGCCTACCTGGATCAGACAGTTGTGCCTATCTTAttacagggtcttgctgtgcttGCAAAGGAAAG ACCGCcaaatcccattgagtttctagcatcttatcttttaaaaaataaggcacAGTTTGAAGATCGAAATTGA